The following are encoded in a window of Methanococcus voltae genomic DNA:
- a CDS encoding UvrD-helicase domain-containing protein has product MGIEVIPDNFYKLTKGETRLLNKMKEIYENYENEDKTDNFDGNRNCVLYVQQNVKGTKPDFILIDSFKGICIFEVKDWKIGYIKKINSHQVQTIDDKTFKNPIVISNSYFNKMKDIINNDEVFKAFKDKNGILPKIYSYTVFSKIKSKEIADFQMNKVLNQPPSKYITADNLTTLTIDKIFDNHNDVKISNIEFNRLRSLICPEISIYGTKQKIRDKYSKNKDLSNKKSVQNENKKRKDDEGTKSKKINSLIKLFKIINKISSKDAIDDIISYEKDYNELIKVLDVEQEKISKKIPSGHFMITGVPGSGKTVILLSRAIFLAKNNPDWKIRVLTYNKTLSEEFKNNLRTVCTKIGNEDILNNIEVSTFHKFAKELYFTYNSNYNPTYDNNIENEYNKDTKDTKDKKDDFKVKFNTESKQFWNYELPNKVLNLLEQHISENKPLKLYDAILIDEYQDFMNEWIKICVNSCKKYPYEDYTGKTTEGINLFLAGDRLQSIYRLNGQSWKSLGIDMRGRSKLLKSTYRTGKKHLNLGIDFLMSNEELKNQIYDFYNGTNTFSILDGNIELLKGKYDVLNDRLKKLLEEYKPEEIMILCNDNKQCEKLYNNLDSDLKKKCSFSKNLEFGYVRILTLHSSKGLESPICLITNLSEINKSNNKVQDILNRKLLYVGITRAFERLILHSEDFEKNYAKELYDIIIKNEEK; this is encoded by the coding sequence ATGGGAATTGAGGTAATACCAGATAATTTTTACAAACTTACGAAAGGAGAAACAAGATTATTAAATAAAATGAAAGAAATTTACGAAAATTATGAAAATGAGGATAAAACGGATAATTTCGATGGCAATAGAAATTGTGTATTGTATGTACAGCAAAATGTTAAAGGAACAAAGCCTGATTTTATATTAATAGATAGTTTCAAAGGTATTTGTATTTTTGAAGTGAAAGACTGGAAAATAGGATATATTAAGAAAATTAACTCACATCAAGTTCAAACTATCGATGATAAAACTTTTAAAAATCCGATAGTAATTTCAAATAGTTATTTCAATAAAATGAAAGACATAATCAATAATGACGAAGTATTTAAAGCATTTAAAGATAAAAATGGAATTTTGCCAAAAATATATTCATATACTGTTTTTAGCAAGATTAAATCAAAAGAAATTGCCGATTTTCAAATGAATAAAGTTTTAAATCAGCCCCCCTCAAAATACATTACTGCAGATAACTTAACCACATTGACTATTGATAAAATATTTGACAATCATAATGACGTGAAAATATCTAATATTGAATTTAACAGACTTAGGTCTTTAATATGTCCAGAAATATCAATATATGGCACAAAACAAAAAATAAGGGATAAATACTCTAAAAATAAGGATTTAAGCAATAAAAAATCTGTTCAAAATGAAAATAAGAAAAGAAAAGATGATGAAGGAACTAAATCAAAAAAAATTAATAGTTTAATAAAATTATTCAAAATAATAAATAAAATAAGTAGTAAAGATGCTATTGACGATATTATATCTTACGAAAAGGATTATAATGAATTAATAAAGGTTTTAGATGTTGAACAGGAAAAAATAAGTAAAAAAATACCTTCGGGTCATTTTATGATTACGGGGGTGCCTGGAAGCGGTAAAACCGTGATATTATTATCAAGAGCCATATTTTTAGCTAAAAATAATCCCGATTGGAAAATTAGGGTTTTAACGTATAATAAAACACTTTCAGAAGAATTTAAAAATAATTTACGTACTGTATGTACTAAAATAGGTAATGAAGATATTTTAAATAATATAGAAGTTTCTACATTCCATAAATTTGCAAAAGAGTTATATTTCACTTATAATTCTAATTATAACCCCACCTACGACAATAATATAGAAAATGAATACAATAAGGATACTAAGGATACTAAGGATAAAAAAGATGACTTTAAAGTAAAATTTAATACTGAATCAAAACAATTCTGGAATTATGAATTACCGAATAAAGTTTTAAATTTATTAGAACAACATATTAGTGAAAATAAACCTTTAAAATTGTATGATGCAATATTAATAGATGAATATCAAGATTTTATGAATGAATGGATTAAAATATGCGTTAATTCGTGTAAAAAATATCCTTATGAAGATTATACTGGTAAAACTACCGAAGGAATTAATCTATTCTTGGCAGGCGATAGATTACAAAGTATATATCGATTAAACGGTCAAAGCTGGAAAAGTTTAGGCATAGATATGCGAGGACGGAGTAAATTATTAAAATCTACCTACCGTACGGGTAAAAAACATTTAAACTTAGGTATAGATTTTTTAATGAGTAATGAAGAGCTTAAAAATCAAATTTATGATTTTTATAATGGTACAAATACATTCAGTATATTAGATGGCAATATTGAACTTTTAAAAGGTAAATACGATGTATTAAACGATAGACTAAAAAAATTATTGGAAGAATACAAACCCGAAGAAATAATGATATTATGTAATGATAATAAACAGTGCGAAAAACTATATAATAACTTAGATTCTGATTTAAAAAAGAAATGTAGTTTTTCAAAGAATTTAGAATTTGGTTATGTGCGTATCTTAACATTACACTCCTCAAAAGGTTTAGAATCTCCAATATGTTTAATTACCAATTTATCCGAAATCAATAAGTCAAATAACAAAGTTCAAGACATTTTAAACAGGAAATTACTATATGTTGGAATTACAAGAGCTTTTGAACGCTTAATTTTGCATTCTGAAGATTTTGAAAAAAATTATGCAAAAGAATTGTACGATATAATTATAAAAAATGAGGAAAAATAA
- a CDS encoding DUF473 domain-containing protein: MKTLAITGISKGGLSELLKNQVRTFVLKNVANYSVLTNSEIGDVLFITSIHKSDLTVGTEGVIAKLISMDICNNINYEEKADENETVVINAQFEFLGYAVCLDVAESEEYPIIQPKTLFIRIKSIYG, encoded by the coding sequence ATGAAAACACTTGCGATAACTGGTATTTCGAAAGGTGGACTTTCAGAATTGCTGAAAAATCAAGTTAGAACCTTTGTATTGAAAAATGTAGCCAATTATTCGGTTTTAACAAATTCCGAAATTGGCGATGTATTATTTATTACAAGCATCCATAAAAGCGATTTAACTGTAGGGACTGAAGGAGTAATTGCTAAATTAATTAGTATGGATATATGTAATAATATTAATTATGAAGAAAAAGCTGATGAAAATGAAACTGTGGTTATAAATGCTCAGTTTGAGTTTTTGGGATATGCAGTTTGTTTAGACGTGGCCGAAAGCGAGGAATATCCAATTATACAACCTAAAACATTGTTTATACGAATTAAATCAATTTATGGATAA
- a CDS encoding proteasome assembly chaperone family protein, translating into MQYIGLKTVDYEDPLVIVGFPSVGLVGSISSYHIIKNLNLEYIGYFEDPLFPLAMIVEDSVAYPPVRVYGRKDLIVFFSDVLIPNELIYPFVDVTVDRLKSIKPKMVVTLEGFASMRPENVYWVSTSETIVNKLMKFQNHNSKDDNTIDEETKDKDNKDNKDNKDNKDNKDNKDNNHKNETIQNIDFADLPEETSLEELELMTLDMNQNTNYSNLQEEVNAKIETGMNKLRLGMVGGISAHMMLKCNYQNIPAACLMVETVGLRPDPKAASIIIGVLNKEYDINANIDELIEEAEKIQSKLNNLAKEHAKMMTKSENPMYM; encoded by the coding sequence ATGCAATATATTGGCTTAAAAACAGTGGATTATGAAGACCCATTGGTAATTGTAGGATTTCCGAGTGTAGGGCTCGTAGGAAGTATTTCGTCATATCACATTATAAAAAATCTTAATTTGGAGTATATCGGATATTTTGAAGACCCACTTTTTCCTTTAGCAATGATTGTGGAGGATAGTGTGGCTTACCCACCTGTTCGGGTTTATGGTAGAAAAGATTTAATTGTTTTCTTTTCAGACGTTTTAATACCAAATGAATTAATTTATCCATTTGTAGACGTTACAGTAGATAGATTAAAAAGTATAAAACCGAAAATGGTCGTAACTTTAGAAGGATTTGCTTCTATGCGACCTGAAAATGTTTATTGGGTTTCTACTTCTGAAACCATAGTTAACAAATTGATGAAATTCCAAAATCACAACTCAAAAGATGACAATACCATTGATGAAGAAACTAAGGATAAAGATAATAAAGATAATAAGGATAATAAAGATAATAAAGATAATAAGGATAATAAAGATAATAATCACAAAAATGAAACAATTCAGAATATAGATTTTGCAGATTTGCCTGAAGAAACCAGTCTGGAAGAATTGGAACTTATGACTTTAGATATGAATCAAAATACAAATTATAGTAATTTACAGGAAGAAGTAAATGCTAAAATAGAAACAGGAATGAATAAGTTAAGGTTGGGAATGGTGGGAGGCATTTCAGCACATATGATGTTAAAATGTAATTATCAAAATATTCCTGCAGCTTGCTTAATGGTCGAAACAGTAGGATTACGACCTGACCCAAAAGCTGCTTCGATAATAATCGGTGTTTTGAATAAAGAATATGATATAAACGCCAATATTGACGAATTAATAGAAGAAGCTGAAAAAATACAAAGTAAATTGAACAATCTTGCTAAAGAACATGCAAAAATGATGACAAAATCGGAAAATCCTATGTATATGTAA
- the feoB gene encoding ferrous iron transport protein B, with amino-acid sequence MAKIAFIGQPNVGKTTLFNSLTGMRQKVGNWTGVTVEKVEGHYSFNNKEYSLVDLPGIYSLMSNSIDQKIARDFIIENKDAIFVNIIDTPNLNRNLYLTLQLIELGVVPIVCLNLIDEAEKYGITIDDKKLSNKLGGAPVIRTSGRLSIGHNDLKQEVANYKPQKPIVIEYSEILENAVLEVCALLDKHNIPELSQYPKRWVSLSILEGDAEIISKLNASFIQEFEQIKNKVEFEIKHDVESYVTEQRYSKCDEILSDVYQDSEVHDDIDVILVHPIYGLVIFAAVMYLLYTFVFTINDITAEWAGTIIEFVSAWISSITPAAYQGIVVDGVVGGVGAVLEFFPLVFIMIFSLATLENTGYLSRVAALLHNIMSKFGLSGKSFIPLVTGFGCTIPAVVGTRYISGYKERLTTLLVSPFVPCSARFVIIAFLAAAFFPANQAIFSLFILAVSFIVLIFSSWLLSKYVIKGESEDFVFELPPYRIPDWKNVISSTWSKSKGFLKKAGTLIAAGSVLFYALTTYPNPDASYAYMIGNMLSPLTSLMGLDGTAGISLIFGIIAKELVVSTLEILYTQGIENALTPLTGLVLTLVSVLYIPCFATIATIYLETRSVKWTAFSVFYNLGIASLVGIIVYQVGKLMGF; translated from the coding sequence ATGGCGAAAATAGCATTTATAGGACAGCCTAACGTTGGTAAAACCACGTTGTTTAATAGTTTAACCGGTATGAGACAAAAAGTAGGTAATTGGACCGGTGTTACTGTAGAAAAAGTAGAAGGTCATTATAGTTTTAACAACAAAGAATATTCTTTGGTTGACCTTCCGGGTATTTATTCCCTTATGTCTAATTCCATAGACCAAAAAATTGCAAGGGATTTTATTATAGAAAATAAAGATGCAATATTTGTAAACATAATCGATACTCCAAACTTAAACAGGAATTTATACCTTACATTACAGTTAATTGAGTTAGGGGTAGTTCCAATAGTCTGTTTAAATTTAATAGACGAAGCAGAAAAGTACGGAATTACAATCGATGACAAAAAATTATCTAATAAATTAGGTGGGGCTCCAGTAATTAGAACTTCTGGAAGGTTGAGCATAGGCCATAACGATTTGAAACAGGAAGTTGCAAACTATAAACCTCAAAAACCTATCGTAATAGAATATTCTGAGATTTTGGAAAATGCAGTTTTAGAAGTATGTGCTTTATTGGATAAACATAATATCCCCGAATTAAGCCAATATCCTAAACGATGGGTTTCTTTATCCATATTAGAGGGCGATGCAGAAATAATTTCTAAATTAAACGCTTCATTTATTCAAGAATTTGAACAAATTAAAAATAAGGTGGAATTTGAAATAAAGCACGATGTAGAAAGCTACGTGACAGAGCAAAGATATAGTAAATGTGATGAAATATTATCTGACGTTTATCAAGATAGCGAAGTTCACGATGATATCGATGTAATTCTTGTACACCCAATTTATGGACTCGTAATTTTTGCCGCAGTTATGTATTTATTATACACGTTTGTGTTTACAATAAATGATATAACGGCAGAATGGGCAGGAACAATAATCGAATTTGTTAGTGCGTGGATTAGTTCTATAACTCCAGCGGCATACCAGGGTATCGTGGTAGATGGTGTTGTAGGCGGTGTCGGTGCAGTTTTAGAATTCTTCCCATTAGTATTTATTATGATATTCTCCTTAGCAACATTGGAAAATACGGGTTATTTATCCAGAGTTGCCGCACTATTGCACAATATAATGTCTAAGTTCGGATTAAGTGGTAAATCATTTATCCCCTTGGTGACGGGTTTCGGTTGTACAATACCGGCAGTTGTGGGTACTCGTTATATTTCAGGGTATAAGGAAAGATTAACCACTTTATTGGTATCTCCATTTGTACCGTGCTCTGCAAGGTTTGTGATTATCGCATTTTTAGCTGCAGCATTTTTCCCAGCTAATCAGGCAATATTCTCATTATTTATACTCGCAGTATCCTTTATAGTGCTTATATTCTCCTCTTGGTTGTTGAGTAAATATGTAATCAAAGGGGAAAGTGAAGATTTTGTATTTGAACTACCTCCTTACAGGATACCAGATTGGAAAAACGTAATTAGCAGTACTTGGTCAAAATCTAAAGGATTCTTGAAAAAAGCAGGTACTTTAATTGCAGCAGGTTCCGTATTATTCTATGCTTTAACGACTTACCCTAACCCAGATGCAAGCTATGCATATATGATAGGTAATATGTTATCCCCATTGACCTCCTTAATGGGATTAGATGGTACAGCAGGTATTTCATTAATATTTGGTATAATTGCTAAAGAGTTAGTTGTTTCAACACTTGAAATATTGTATACTCAAGGTATAGAGAATGCTTTAACGCCTTTAACGGGTTTGGTGCTCACTTTAGTATCTGTACTTTACATACCGTGTTTTGCAACAATTGCTACAATATATCTCGAAACAAGAAGTGTAAAATGGACTGCATTTTCTGTATTCTATAACTTAGGTATCGCTTCACTTGTGGGTATAATCGTGTACCAAGTCGGTAAATTAATGGGTTTTTAA
- a CDS encoding FeoA family protein — translation MIYFGSPYKSGESQKFERLADKNVGKYTILKVENNPETHTSCKKLNEMGLITGKMVKVVINDKKGPLTIVIGNTKVAISRKLANNIYVN, via the coding sequence ATGATATATTTCGGAAGCCCTTATAAAAGTGGCGAATCCCAAAAATTTGAGAGACTTGCAGATAAGAATGTTGGAAAATACACTATATTAAAGGTGGAAAACAATCCAGAAACTCATACATCGTGCAAGAAATTAAATGAAATGGGACTTATAACCGGTAAAATGGTAAAAGTTGTCATAAATGATAAAAAAGGTCCTTTGACAATAGTAATTGGCAATACAAAAGTTGCAATTAGCAGAAAATTGGCAAATAATATCTATGTAAATTAA
- the asd gene encoding aspartate-semialdehyde dehydrogenase, with translation MKINVGILGATGNVGQRFIQMLENHPMFELTALGASQRSAGKTYEDACYWYQTEAIPENIAKKVVVPTEANHPEFENVDIVFSALPANLAKTIEPEFAKAGKLVFSNASAMRMEADVPLIITEVNHEHFKMLETQRDNRGYDGGIITNPNCSTICSSITLKPIMDKFGLDLVNITTMQAISGAGYDGVPGMAILDNMIPYIGGEEEKMQTENLKILGNVENGHFIDGNFKIGVSCNRVPVIDGHTESVFVKTTEEAETEEIIKAMDEFDPLKDFNLPSYAKPIVLRSENDRPQPRLDRNTGNGMSIVVGRVRKDPIFTTKYTALEHNTIRGAAGASVLNAELYVKKYL, from the coding sequence ATGAAAATAAACGTAGGAATATTAGGTGCAACTGGAAATGTGGGTCAAAGATTTATCCAAATGTTAGAAAATCACCCTATGTTTGAATTAACTGCGTTAGGGGCTTCACAAAGAAGTGCAGGAAAAACTTACGAAGATGCTTGCTACTGGTATCAAACTGAGGCAATTCCTGAAAATATTGCTAAAAAAGTGGTAGTACCAACAGAAGCCAACCACCCAGAATTTGAGAATGTTGATATTGTATTTTCAGCACTACCTGCAAATCTTGCAAAAACTATTGAGCCAGAATTTGCAAAAGCTGGTAAATTGGTATTTTCAAATGCTTCAGCAATGAGAATGGAGGCAGACGTGCCATTAATTATTACCGAAGTTAACCACGAACATTTTAAAATGTTGGAAACTCAAAGGGATAACCGAGGATACGACGGCGGTATTATTACAAACCCTAACTGTTCAACAATTTGCTCATCAATTACCTTAAAACCGATAATGGACAAATTCGGTTTAGATTTGGTAAACATTACAACTATGCAAGCCATAAGTGGCGCAGGTTATGATGGAGTACCCGGTATGGCAATTTTAGACAATATGATTCCTTACATCGGCGGGGAAGAGGAAAAAATGCAAACCGAAAACTTAAAAATATTGGGCAACGTTGAAAACGGTCATTTTATAGACGGAAATTTCAAAATAGGCGTATCTTGCAACAGAGTGCCTGTAATTGATGGACACACAGAAAGTGTTTTCGTTAAAACAACTGAAGAAGCTGAAACTGAGGAAATTATAAAAGCTATGGATGAATTTGACCCTTTAAAAGATTTTAACTTACCAAGTTATGCAAAACCTATTGTACTTAGAAGTGAAAATGACAGACCACAGCCAAGATTAGACAGAAATACTGGTAATGGTATGTCTATTGTAGTAGGCAGGGTTAGAAAAGACCCTATATTTACAACAAAGTACACAGCTTTAGAGCACAATACTATAAGAGGAGCAGCAGGTGCAAGTGTTTTAAATGCGGAGTTATATGTTAAAAAGTATCTCTAA
- the nadA gene encoding quinolinate synthase NadA, with the protein MNKFDNENGQEKINEKKQIIKNIINLKKEKNAIILAHNYQPREIQEIADFIGDSLELCIIAEKTDADIIVFCGVDFMAETAKILNPAKKVLLPEIMDTECPMAHQLPPEIIIEAKKENPDAKVVIYVNTLASAKALADATCTSANADKVVNLFDEKTILFGPDNNLAYFVEKRSDKTIIPIPKGGHCYVHKMYTLEDVKKVKAEYPNSELLIHPESSPEVQDVADHIMSTGGMVKHVLNSPVDTFIIGTECDMISRLNIELEKVGKSKKLVPLRADAICNPMKHITLEKIETCLINEKYEVNLDEEIIKKAKVAIDKMLSLNK; encoded by the coding sequence ATGAACAAATTTGACAATGAAAATGGACAAGAGAAAATAAACGAAAAAAAACAAATTATAAAAAATATTATTAATTTGAAAAAAGAAAAAAATGCGATAATCTTAGCTCACAACTACCAACCTCGTGAAATACAGGAAATAGCTGACTTTATCGGTGATTCATTGGAACTTTGCATAATTGCTGAAAAAACAGATGCAGATATAATTGTATTTTGCGGTGTTGATTTTATGGCAGAAACTGCAAAAATTTTAAATCCTGCTAAAAAAGTATTATTGCCCGAAATTATGGATACTGAATGTCCTATGGCTCATCAATTACCTCCTGAAATAATTATCGAAGCTAAAAAAGAAAATCCTGATGCCAAAGTGGTTATATATGTCAATACATTAGCCTCTGCAAAGGCTTTGGCAGATGCTACTTGTACATCTGCAAATGCCGATAAGGTAGTAAATTTATTTGATGAAAAAACAATATTATTCGGACCAGATAACAATTTAGCTTATTTCGTTGAAAAAAGAAGCGATAAAACAATAATTCCCATCCCTAAAGGTGGACACTGCTACGTACACAAAATGTATACCTTAGAAGATGTTAAAAAAGTAAAAGCTGAATATCCTAATTCTGAATTGTTAATACACCCCGAAAGTAGCCCTGAAGTGCAAGATGTCGCAGACCATATTATGAGTACCGGCGGAATGGTAAAACACGTTTTAAATTCACCAGTTGATACATTTATAATCGGAACTGAATGCGATATGATTTCCAGATTAAATATTGAGCTTGAAAAAGTGGGTAAATCAAAAAAACTTGTACCTTTACGAGCAGATGCAATTTGTAATCCTATGAAACATATTACTCTTGAAAAAATAGAGACTTGCTTAATTAATGAGAAATATGAAGTAAATTTGGACGAAGAAATTATTAAAAAAGCAAAAGTTGCAATCGATAAAATGTTATCATTAAATAAATAA
- the cobY gene encoding adenosylcobinamide-phosphate guanylyltransferase, which produces MDSLIMAGGKGTRLNLKIEKPLLEINGTTIIDDMIKNLLNSDIENIYIAVSPNTPKTKKHILENYSKYITDSKNVNNVKIHIIETSGKDYVNDLGECISYFKSPFLTLSGDLVNVKSKTINIIIRYYSNICKKNSDIEALCVVSRIEDYPATPTIDFEGYVPLGINIVSPNENYQKEELFVLKEPILNINTMEDLNIVIENDIYTS; this is translated from the coding sequence ATGGATTCTTTAATAATGGCTGGCGGTAAAGGTACGAGACTTAATTTAAAAATTGAAAAACCACTCTTGGAGATTAATGGTACTACAATAATTGACGATATGATAAAAAATTTATTAAATTCAGATATTGAAAACATATACATTGCAGTTTCCCCAAATACGCCCAAAACAAAAAAACATATATTGGAAAACTATTCAAAATACATCACAGATTCTAAAAATGTGAATAATGTCAAAATTCACATTATAGAAACTTCAGGAAAGGACTATGTAAATGATTTAGGCGAATGTATCTCATATTTCAAATCTCCGTTTTTAACATTGTCCGGAGACTTAGTAAATGTTAAATCGAAAACTATTAATATAATTATTAGATATTATTCTAATATATGCAAAAAAAATAGTGATATAGAAGCTTTATGCGTAGTGAGTCGTATTGAAGATTACCCTGCAACTCCAACAATTGATTTTGAGGGTTATGTTCCATTGGGCATTAATATTGTAAGCCCTAACGAAAACTACCAAAAAGAAGAGTTGTTCGTTTTAAAAGAACCTATATTGAACATCAATACTATGGAAGACCTTAACATAGTTATTGAAAATGACATATATACTTCATAA
- a CDS encoding PRC-barrel domain-containing protein — MKLSFKSLCGRSIVGDHGSIVGVVNDLVIDEKTGRLVSLNVEVSEQSAIYKKEPSVFIPYRTVSAVRDVVVVDESKMAINN, encoded by the coding sequence ATGAAATTATCCTTTAAATCATTATGTGGTAGGTCAATTGTCGGCGACCACGGTAGCATAGTGGGTGTAGTTAATGATTTAGTAATCGATGAGAAAACTGGCAGGTTAGTATCATTGAATGTAGAAGTATCGGAACAGAGTGCTATCTACAAAAAAGAACCAAGCGTATTTATTCCATACAGAACTGTTTCAGCTGTTAGAGATGTTGTTGTAGTAGATGAATCTAAAATGGCAATAAATAATTAA
- a CDS encoding permease, which yields MLEFIDEFANYLVVNLLNMSLSSPVGSSVQFFIADVIKILLLLMIMVFVISYVRSYFPPERTKKILEKYMGVQGNIFASLLGIVTPFCSCSSIPLFIGFIEAGIPLGVTFSFLITSPIVNEAAFAILLATFGWEVALLYTVSGVVIGVLGGLLIGKLKMEKYVEEYVYEIRRRRPAKIKELTFKNRVEFAKQNTMDIIKRVWVYLIIGIGIGAVIHGYLPPESYLIQLLGPENPFALIVATIVAVPIYSNALGTIPIAEALIGKGVPIGTALAFMMATTALSLPEAILLKKVIKPELIATFFGITSVAIILTGLMFNILFA from the coding sequence ATGTTAGAGTTTATCGATGAATTTGCAAATTATTTGGTTGTAAATTTATTAAATATGAGTTTATCATCCCCTGTGGGGAGTTCAGTTCAGTTTTTTATAGCAGATGTTATAAAAATATTGCTTCTTTTGATGATAATGGTATTTGTAATATCTTATGTTAGAAGCTATTTCCCACCTGAAAGAACTAAAAAAATACTTGAAAAATATATGGGGGTTCAAGGGAATATATTTGCTTCATTGTTGGGCATTGTAACCCCGTTTTGCTCTTGCTCTTCTATACCTTTGTTCATAGGATTTATTGAAGCAGGCATACCTCTTGGAGTCACATTTTCATTCTTAATTACCTCCCCAATTGTAAATGAAGCTGCTTTTGCGATACTTTTGGCGACTTTTGGCTGGGAAGTTGCTTTATTATACACCGTTTCGGGGGTTGTAATAGGTGTTTTAGGTGGATTATTAATTGGTAAATTAAAAATGGAAAAGTATGTGGAAGAATATGTTTATGAAATAAGACGCAGACGCCCTGCAAAAATAAAAGAACTTACGTTTAAAAATAGGGTAGAATTTGCTAAACAAAATACCATGGATATTATTAAAAGAGTTTGGGTATACCTAATAATAGGTATTGGTATTGGTGCAGTTATTCACGGTTATTTACCACCTGAAAGCTACTTAATACAACTTTTAGGTCCGGAAAACCCATTTGCACTGATAGTTGCTACTATTGTGGCAGTACCGATTTATTCCAACGCTCTTGGTACAATACCGATAGCTGAGGCATTAATTGGTAAAGGCGTTCCTATTGGTACGGCTTTAGCTTTTATGATGGCTACGACAGCTCTTTCATTGCCTGAAGCCATTCTATTGAAAAAAGTTATTAAACCAGAATTAATTGCAACATTCTTCGGAATAACGAGCGTTGCAATAATTTTAACAGGACTCATGTTTAATATATTATTTGCATAA
- a CDS encoding thioredoxin family protein produces the protein MSSKLVFKVYGLGCASCNKLFKDLNDAISDLKEAELKDYETEVLKVEDPKEIFKDVLNIPGLAINDEIMFEQEKPDKKQLIELIKEYLATEN, from the coding sequence ATGTCTTCGAAATTAGTTTTTAAAGTGTATGGTTTAGGATGTGCTTCCTGCAATAAATTATTTAAAGATTTAAATGATGCAATTAGTGATTTAAAAGAAGCTGAATTAAAGGATTATGAAACAGAAGTTTTAAAAGTTGAAGACCCGAAAGAAATATTTAAAGATGTTTTAAATATACCAGGTCTTGCAATAAACGATGAAATAATGTTTGAACAGGAAAAACCAGATAAAAAACAGCTTATTGAATTAATTAAAGAATATTTGGCTACAGAAAATTAA